In Tachysurus fulvidraco isolate hzauxx_2018 chromosome 5, HZAU_PFXX_2.0, whole genome shotgun sequence, the genomic stretch tatgtgcactacagagtgtataaacacactgttatctctctatgtgcactacagagtgtataaacacactattatctctctatgtgcactacagagtgtgtaaacacactattatctctctatgtgcactagtgtgtaaacacactattatctctcaatgtgcactacagagtgtatagacacactattatctctctatgtgcactacagtgtgtgtaaacagactattatctctatgtgcactacagagtgtgtaaacacactattatctctctatgtgcactacagagtgtgtaaacacactattatctctctatgtgcactacagagtgtgtaaacacactattatctccctatgtgcactacagtgtgtgtaaacacactattatctctatgtgcactacagagtgtgtaaacacactattatctcccctatagtgcactacagagtgtataaacacactattatctctctatgtgcactacagagtgtataaacacactattatctctctatgtgcactacagagtgtgtaaacacactattatctctctatgtgcactacagagtgtgtaaacacactattatctctatatgtgcactacagagtgtgtaaacacactattatctctctatgtgcactatagagtgtgtaaacaccacTATtatctatgtgcactacagagtgtgtaaacacactattatctctctatgtgcactatagagtgtgtaaacacactattatctctctatgtgcaccacagagtgtgtaaacacactattatctctctatgtgcagcacagagtgtgtaaacacactattatctctctatgtgcactacagagtgtgtaaacacactattatctctctatgtgcaccacagagtgtgtaaacacactattatctctctatgtgcaccacagagtgtgtaaacacactattatctctctatgtgcactacagagtgtgtaaacacactattatctctctatgtgcactacagagtgtgtaaacacactattatctctctatgtgcagcacagagtgtgtaaacacactattatctcctctatgtgcactacagagtgtgtaaacacactattatctctctatgtgcactacagagtgtgtaaacacactattatctctctatgtgcactacagagtgtgtaaacacactattatctctctatgtgcactacagagtgtgtaaacacactattatctctctatgtgcactacagagtgtgtaaacacactattatctctctatgtgcactacagagtgtgtaaacacactattatctctctatgtgcactacagagtgtgtaaacacactattatctcccctgtagtgcactaacATAGGAAGTAGAAAGGCATTTAGGACACAGCCACTGTTAGCCGAGTTGAACTTACCTTGATCTTTCCAGCAGAACACAGTTAAGCACCTGAAATACACCACAACGGATCAGATGGAACTGTGGAGGTAAAACCCTGTCagaaatattttactgtaaagatGATTAGTAGAGTCGGAGAGCTCAGATCAGCAATCAGAAAAACTGCAGCACgtcttcttctgtttctgtcaATGTGTGGAGGAACGGGACCGAGACGCTCACAGCGACACCTACTGGAGGACAGTTATAACCATGAACCGaatgaaacatgaacacacaggaGTAAAATAGGTAAATGTAAGAACCTGATTCACTCTTCCCAGTGCTCTGACAGATGAGGTGTGTAAGCTCATTATATCTATCCACTGTGATACAATTCCTTTTCTGTTTGAGCATTTTGAAAGTAGAGttacatctaaaataaaaaccaacaaaacagacacactAGTTTGTGGACAGCAGTTTTGTGATCTTTAAATACATCTTGAAAAGTTTGCATAGAACTCTGCATGAATTACATATCTGCACATGGCAAATTGCACAGAGCTTAGAGTTTAGATGATCTCTTTAGACTTTCCTTCCATAGTTTAAAgcaacaatataaaacaaaaataaataaaatgcattctCAGCAGTGATAAGAACCCCAAATATAACAGAATATagttaatgttaacaataaataCTTAAGTATGTAGCACATATTTGCATATGATGTGCAACAGTTTATACTTACAGTTGGTCAATTAGGCAAACTCTTAAAAAAAGCAACAAGCATTCATTTATGAAGCTTGTCCTAAATCAGGACAGGGAGGTCTTCTTAATTATTTCTTGTAGTATCTCAAATGTCAAGAGCATGTTTACCTGAAACATCCAGGTAGTGTGAATGTGAacttttaaagtgtgtgtgtgtgtgtgtgtaagcttacaagtaattaaaaaatcCACAACTTTTTTGATAGTTGAAGATACCTCAGTAATAAATCTGATAAGTTGTagcttttaataaaaagtgaTATGTGATGTATTTAGAATTCacatcattgttttatttggctGTGTGGCATTTAAGGAACGTTTCAAAAACTACTGCTTTATTTTAGTCAAAGACCAAAAGTGTATACTATTTAGTTGAAATTAATGAGAAacgaagagaaataaaagattaGCCCAAATGTTCATCTCATGATGGAAATAAAGACACAGTATTTGGCCTTTCCTAAGTGAGGTTCACAAAAAAATTGGCTTATCAGACATGGGGGTGGGGCAGTAAAGGGGGTGGACATTTTATTCAACAATTATTTTTAACTTAATGTATATAATTTCTTTCAGTCCACAGTGGTCTAAATGTGTAACAACTATTTGAGCATTCTGTCTTGGAATTGCAACAATTAAAGTATAGAATTGATTGACAGATTTACACtattaatacttaaaaaaattggCCAtgcaataagaataaaatacaaaatacatgtGGTCATTTCATTAGTGAAGATGAAATGCTTTCGAATACTTACACTGTTCATTTCCACACCGTATAAAGTTTCATAATTTCATAAAGATAAACCCCCATAACCTCCTCCAGTAAAGAAGGAACATGCAATGTATAAAGAATGTATAAAACCTTTTAAAGATTTGACCCATGATTAGTACTGCGGAATGTCCTCGATCTCTGTGGTGTGAACGTGTTCGTGTGGATTACGATGTCGACTAAAATTCTCCACCGTATGAATTCTTTGGTGTTTTAGGAGCTTGCTTTTCTCAACGAAACTCTTACCACAATCCAAGCAGTGATGCGGTTTCTCTCCAGTGTGAATGCGCTGATGTCGTTGGAAACTGCTATGTCtagtaaaactcttcccacatgCTGAACAGTAATAGGGCTTCTCccctgtgtgaatgtgttggtgAACTTGGAGATCAGCTCCCTgtataaaactcttcccacattCTAAGCACTTGTACGGCTTTTCCCCAGTGTGAACGTGTAGATGTTTTCGGAGATTACCCCTTTGTGTGAAACTCATTCCACACTGTGAGCACTGATAAGGtttttctcctgtgtgaattCGCAGGTGCTGTATGAGAATACCCCTCTCGATAAAACTCTTCTCACACTGCGAGcactgatacggcttctctcctgtgtgaatgcgtcCGTGGCGCAAAAGATTGCTCTGGCTGGTAAAATTTTTCCCACAGAGTGAGCAGTGAtatggcttctctcctgtgtgaacgCGCTGGTGTATTTGGAGATCAGTTCCTTGAGTGAAACTCTTTCCACATTCTAAGCAGTAATATGGTTtatctcctgtgtgaatgcgcagGTGTTTTTGGAGGTTACTC encodes the following:
- the LOC113662740 gene encoding zinc finger protein OZF-like isoform X1, coding for MNSDDIKYKPLESTESSKSHQSSSASFYTKTPYRQVQNEIHRCSQCGKIFSQKSTLKEHQQIHTGEKPYQCSQCGKRFNQKSALKKHQCTHSGHKPYHCTNCEKCFSQMSTLKEHQRIHTGEKPYRCLQCGKSFSQNGNLRKHQRIHSGEKPYQCSQCGKSFISQSDLQRHQRIHSGEKLYQCLQCEKSFIESGNLIKHQRVHTGEKPYHCSHCGKCFTQKSNLQKHLRIHTGDKPYYCLECGKSFTQGTDLQIHQRVHTGEKPYHCSLCGKNFTSQSNLLRHGRIHTGEKPYQCSQCEKSFIERGILIQHLRIHTGEKPYQCSQCGMSFTQRGNLRKHLHVHTGEKPYKCLECGKSFIQGADLQVHQHIHTGEKPYYCSACGKSFTRHSSFQRHQRIHTGEKPHHCLDCGKSFVEKSKLLKHQRIHTVENFSRHRNPHEHVHTTEIEDIPQY